From the genome of Solanum lycopersicum chromosome 7, SLM_r2.1:
atttttgataattgcgttttatatctattattttatgtgtaaattagatatatagcattttttataataatattttcaagcTCTAGTATTAGAGTTTGGCTTTCattatataacatttaatatatcaagtcataacatattattataaaataaatgttgattttaaataattaaaaagcatattaaaaaaaaagaatagcaGAAAAAATCGTTTCTGTTTTTTAATTGGAAAGTAGCAAGATTcttgtgatttaaaataaaatcaattaataatagaTATTAACTAATTAGCACATAttaaggaattaaaaaaaaagattatcaaTTTTCTCAAAACGCTCAAATAAGTTGAAAGCaaattaaaatctgattttatttcttaaaacgctcaaataaattaaaatcaaatgaaaatcgGATTTTTTTATATCGTGTTTCTCTCTCTTGTTTACAAATTGTAATTCCTTTTTGAGTGATTGAAGTTATTTTTCTGTGAAAAATATCGTGATTTATTGTGAAGGACAACAATATAtccatattaattaaacatggtggaAGATTGGATCCGTCAGGTtagtatttattatagtttactgatttttttttgataatattgtTCATATTACATTTTCTGTTGCTTTTCTGTCATACTTTCAACAAATATGGTGCATTATAGACGTTTTAGTTTTACAATGTGTTAAATAACGtgcacaaaaatattaatacatattttatgaaattcgGCAAATTTGATGATTGttgcaataaattttattaataggGTATGAAATATGAAGTGTTATTTGGTATGATAAAATTGAATGAAGGTGGTAATCTTAATCATTGTTGTATTAATCGTGTATAAATATggtatgtttttgttgttgtgtgAATTGCAATTTGAAAAACACTACTTGTAATGTATTTGAAATTTGttgtataaaatgtatattaattgGGTATAAAATGTGTAATAAATGAGTATGAACTTTGTAATTGAGTTTGAAAATCACTGTATGTaatgtatttgaaattttgttaGTATGAATTCTTAATTGTTTGTGTTAAATTTGTtgtatgaaatttgtattaattGAGTATGAAATGTGTAATAAATGGATATGAACTTTGTAATAATTGGATATGAAAAGTGTAATAAATGGGTATGAACGGTGTATAATTGGGTTTGAAAGACACTTTTTgtaatgtatttaaaattttgaatgaatgctgaattatttgtattaattcatatgatgaaaatttaatattatttaagttataaGATGTTATACTAATTGCtattttattgtaattaaaCAGGTAAAGATGAATATGTCATCCCTGTTGAACCTATATCCTGCGAGTGTACATGGATATACCAAGTTATATTTCAGAGCCTAAATTGACGACCCCCTATTCAAAGAGATCAGTTGGAAGACCGTGACTTGAACGCTGAAAGGATTTTGTTGATGTGAAATTCAAAAGGTCAAAGATTACATGTAGTAGATGTCGTCAGGTAGCCTATAGATTGACAATAAACTTATCGCCCCATCGTGGCTCTTTACAGCTTTTAAGCGTACAGACATTATTGCAACACActcaaaaaaacaattttattaaaacattacatgaaaaaaaattaaagactttGCGTAAAATGAAGATTCAGGCGTGTTGGGGAGATGAAGCTTGAGGCGTATATAGGGTGAGATGGGAGTGGGTAGTTGGGCAACGGTAAAATAGGGATTTAATTAAAATCACATCCctattatttagtttttgttttaaaaaggtaactatatgatgtgaaatttaaattaataataatttattatttattttaaaaactgtAAAAggtaattgtataattaatctGTAAAAATGTAAAGAGTTTGGTTTTAAAAAGgtaactaaaaaaacaaaaataaatatttaaaatattaattattatttaaataattacttataatttatttttaattatatatttttaattgatatgctataactCGATAATAATCTgctataagtaattatttttaaaaagtatgtttataacttgatatataGCCTCTTAAATGTGTATGagatgttatttttataaacttttatttGCTATAAAGATTGTGGTTTGTATATTATTGTTCGTTTGTATATGTTACTTGCGACATACAAATAGGGTAAgagtatataaattttatatttatttatttaggatttttttCATAACTTTGTTTGCcaatatcaaatatgataatttattatgaacttttcataaattgtatacaaatagctagggtaaacatatataaaattccAAATCAAGAACCAAATTCTGAATTTATGCAAATCAGatgaatttataaaatcaagaaCCAAATTGTGAATTTATGCAAATCAGATGAAtaacaaaaattgaagaaactatagccacaaaaaataattttcttaaactgTAACTATAACACTTTATATAGACTAACTGTTTATTATTCCgcataattttcccttttatccCCTGATggatgaatatttatttttccattGACTGCCTCCAAGGCAAACCAGATTTTGCTCTTTGCATGGGAATTAGTTGACTaaaaacttaaattaattaagacaAAAAGTATTATTGTCCTTATCTTTGATCTCAACAGACGCAGAAATAATCAATCATATCAAGACAGGATTAGTTATATATGTAATTGGTTTTTGGTGGTTTTTTCAATTGAATACTACCATATTCCAGCTTTCTAAAAACCTAATCTCCATTATTTAACAATGAAACGATATTATATTGCTCCTTACATGGTACCTTTCACatcaaatatgaaattatgaatacGCCGATGGAAGGATATATAttccctccgtttcaattttGTTAAGTTAAAAAATAGCTTGATTCGGAATATAAgggggaaaatgcacaagtatcccctcaacatATGTCtgaaatcttagagacacacttatactatattaaggtacTATTAtcccgaacttattttataagtaattttctacctttttcGATTTACGTggcactaacttgaaaaaaaagacAACCAGCATTgaacccacaagatagtgccacctAGGCTgaaaaaggatagaaaattattaataaaataagttcaggctaataagaccttaatataaaataagtgtGCTCTAAAATTTCGACGGCACAAATTGAGTGCGGATACTCGTGCATTATCCCAATATAAGGTGTCAAACTAACTAATGTCCAGTTAGAGTTCGGATATAAAattaatcttcaaactctttTAACATGCAATTTATAACTTTAGTAACTAGATAAATTTCCGATTTGTCACTGTATGTAACCTTGAGTGCACAAACATATAACTATCTATATTATTCATAATCTTCCATTTGGTATTTTATCCTTTAAACAATCTGAATATAGGTGTTTATTTAAGCATCAAAATGATTGAGGTTGGTCACAATAATAGGAATCCCACTGAATTATAAGCCCTACTGAAAGAGACATACTATAACTAATCTAATTTCTAGTCCTATAAATTGGCTTTCATCCTCTCTAGTTGATGTGtgacagaaagaaaaaaaaatattaagaaggTCTCTTTCActagtaataacaaaatatgtcTACTTTTGGCTTGggtctctttgttatttgtattGTAGGTATATTTTTAGATGCTAGTCATGCACAGTTACAACTCAATTTCTATGCCAAGAGTTGTCcaaaagcagagaaaattaTTGAGGACTATGTCCACAAGCACATCCCAAATGCTCCATCTCTTGCAGCAGCCTTATTGCGACTTCATTTCCATGATTGCTTTGTCAGGGTACGTTAACATTTTATCATATGTTCAACTGAGTAGACCATAAGTCGAGTGTCTGAATGAAATTTATCGACAAATTTAAGGGGTTATGTAGTCGTTGTATTCTGCTCCtaattaagtgtttttttttttttaaaaaaaatacaggGTTGTGATGGTTCTGTACTTCTGAATTTCACTTCGAGCACGAAGAATCAGACTGAAAAAGTGGCTGTTCCGAATCAAACATTGAGAGGTTTCTCATTCATAGATGGAGTGAAGAAAATAGTTGAAGCTGAATGCCCTGGAGTTGTTTCTTGTGCTGATATTGTTACTTTGGTTGCTAGAGACTCTGTTGTGGTCACTGTAAGTATAAAATAACACACATTCCAAACTAAATATTTAGCTATATAACTTAACATCGTGTGTAGATATAGTTTGAACTTAGAGAATCCGCGTTCTTATTATCTTCTTGTTTGCATGATAGGGAGGACCTTTCTGGAATGTGCCAACTGGTAGAAGAGATGGAAAAATATCAAATGCTTCTGAAGCATTGGCAAATATTCCACCTCCAACAAGTAACTTGTCAAGTCTCCAAACATCTTTTGCCAACAAGGGTCTTGACCTAAAAGACTTGGTCCTATTATCTGGTAAACTAAATTGAAGTACatacacatttatttttatgtttacttcGACTTATTCCATAATGCTCGCAGAACAAACAGAGGTGCGAGGTGCAGCCTATGCACTATTGGTTCGACTGaactcatattttttaaaagtataatcAGTTCAAATCTTGAATCTACTACTCGTAACAAGCATATCTACACCAATTTTAAATCTTGCATTTGGCTATGGTAACCATTTTTGAAGTTTGTGCATAACTACAACAGAGGTCCTTTTTAATTCTCAGGTGCTCACACCATTGGAGTCTCTCATTGTTCGTCATTTTCAACACGTTTGTACAATTTCACCGGTGTTTTAGGCACACAAGATCCATCTCTAGACAGTGAATACGCATCCAATCTTAAGGGGAAAAAATGCAAATCAATCAACGACAATACAACAATAGTTGAGATGGATCCTGGTAGTTTCAGGACATTTGATCTAAGCTACTACAAGCTTTTGCTCAAAAGGAGAGGCCTATTTCAATCTGATGCAGCTTTAACAACAAGTTCTACAACAAAATCATACATCAACAAGCTAGTTAAAGGTTCACTAGAAGAATTCAACGCGGAATTTGCAAAGGCGATGGAGAAAATGGGAAGGATAGAAGTAAAGACAGGCTCTGCTGGTGAAATTAGAAAACAATGTGCATTTGTGAACAAGTAGAGAACCTATATATATCTACTTTAAAATTTCgaatttatgtttgtattttgttattgtttttctGAAGATTATTTGTAT
Proteins encoded in this window:
- the LOC101249936 gene encoding peroxidase 3-like, with the translated sequence MSTFGLGLFVICIVGIFLDASHAQLQLNFYAKSCPKAEKIIEDYVHKHIPNAPSLAAALLRLHFHDCFVRGCDGSVLLNFTSSTKNQTEKVAVPNQTLRGFSFIDGVKKIVEAECPGVVSCADIVTLVARDSVVVTGGPFWNVPTGRRDGKISNASEALANIPPPTSNLSSLQTSFANKGLDLKDLVLLSGAHTIGVSHCSSFSTRLYNFTGVLGTQDPSLDSEYASNLKGKKCKSINDNTTIVEMDPGSFRTFDLSYYKLLLKRRGLFQSDAALTTSSTTKSYINKLVKGSLEEFNAEFAKAMEKMGRIEVKTGSAGEIRKQCAFVNK